Proteins co-encoded in one Qingrenia yutianensis genomic window:
- a CDS encoding VirB4-like conjugal transfer ATPase, CD1110 family, whose translation MLNLFGRKNRIKKQKRKIARTVQQSIPIDAIYKDGIFRTGRLFSKSWKFSDINYAVASDDDQLQMFLAHSAILNGLPTDAMAEITIYNRQLHNKVFEQITTPSDNPNYRKYTQELNGILCDKMSESNNIVHEKYITVATEKKNIEEARTFFTRVGNDLTADYAKISSKIAELGYKDRLRIFNDFFKTGENEEFDFDLKKAMAKGADFKDYIAPDSLEFKKDYIKIGDKYARTVFLKEYPSFLKDSMISELTDFSRSMMLSITIQPIPTDEAVKIVQKKLLAIETDITKWQQKQNENNNFSANIPYEMEQMRKEIKEFLDDLTTRDQRMMFVTVTLLHIADSLEQLDNDTETLMSIGRKHLCNFATLKYQQEDGMQTVLPFGTLNIKAMRTLTTESTAVLSPYKTQEIIDKGGLYYGINAISHNLLMCNRKLLLNGNGFILGVSGSGKSFAAKMEILMSALFSNDDIIVIDVEREYGSLIRNLGGEVITLSASSKNHINALEINNDIDMDENPVSIKSEFLISLFDQLLKSNDSRLGGGVGAKDKSIIDRCAIKVYGEYLSGKSEYMPTLVDFRNELLRQPEDEAQDLALSLEIFTTGSLDAFAHQSDVNTNNRIVAYDILELGEQMKSIGLLIMLDNIFNRVMANRRRGKYTRVYVDEAHLYFKNPYSADFLLKCWKRFRKYGGLLTGITQNISDCLLNETARGMLSNSEFLLLLNQAPSDRKDLSELLSISDTQMSYITNAGAGRGLIKVGGSIVPFINEFPTDTELYKLMSTKPGEG comes from the coding sequence ATGCTAAATCTGTTCGGAAGAAAAAACCGAATAAAAAAGCAAAAAAGAAAAATTGCAAGGACTGTTCAACAGTCGATACCGATTGATGCGATATACAAGGACGGTATTTTTCGGACGGGACGGCTGTTTTCAAAGTCGTGGAAATTTTCGGACATAAACTATGCCGTAGCTTCAGATGATGACCAGCTGCAAATGTTCCTTGCCCACTCTGCAATTCTTAACGGACTTCCGACAGACGCTATGGCTGAAATCACGATATATAACCGACAGCTCCACAATAAGGTGTTTGAGCAAATCACAACGCCGTCCGATAACCCGAATTACAGAAAATACACACAGGAACTCAACGGCATACTCTGCGATAAGATGTCGGAAAGCAATAACATTGTTCACGAAAAATATATCACGGTCGCAACCGAAAAGAAAAACATCGAGGAGGCTCGGACATTCTTTACTCGTGTGGGAAACGATTTAACAGCCGATTATGCGAAAATATCGTCAAAAATAGCGGAGCTTGGTTACAAAGACAGGCTTCGCATTTTTAATGACTTTTTCAAAACGGGCGAAAATGAAGAATTTGATTTTGACCTCAAAAAAGCTATGGCGAAAGGTGCAGATTTCAAAGATTACATTGCTCCCGACAGCTTGGAGTTTAAGAAAGATTATATAAAAATCGGAGATAAATACGCAAGGACTGTTTTTCTTAAAGAGTATCCGTCTTTCTTAAAAGACAGTATGATTTCGGAGCTTACAGACTTTTCAAGAAGTATGATGTTATCTATCACTATTCAGCCTATTCCTACCGATGAAGCGGTTAAAATTGTTCAGAAAAAACTGCTTGCCATTGAAACGGATATAACCAAATGGCAGCAGAAGCAGAACGAAAACAATAACTTTTCCGCAAACATTCCGTATGAAATGGAGCAAATGCGAAAAGAAATTAAAGAATTTCTTGACGATTTAACTACCCGTGACCAGCGAATGATGTTTGTAACGGTTACGCTTTTGCATATTGCCGACAGCTTGGAGCAGCTTGACAACGATACCGAAACGCTGATGTCAATAGGCAGAAAGCACCTCTGTAACTTTGCAACGCTCAAATATCAGCAGGAGGACGGTATGCAGACGGTACTCCCGTTCGGAACTCTGAATATAAAGGCAATGCGAACACTCACGACCGAAAGTACGGCGGTTTTATCACCGTACAAAACACAAGAAATAATCGACAAGGGCGGTTTGTATTACGGCATTAACGCTATTTCCCATAACCTTTTGATGTGCAACAGAAAATTACTGCTGAACGGAAACGGCTTTATTCTCGGTGTGTCCGGGTCGGGTAAATCATTTGCGGCAAAAATGGAAATTCTGATGTCGGCTCTGTTTTCAAATGATGATATTATCGTCATAGATGTTGAGCGTGAATACGGCTCACTCATACGAAATCTCGGCGGTGAGGTTATCACACTTTCCGCATCGTCAAAAAATCATATCAATGCACTTGAAATAAATAATGATATTGATATGGATGAAAACCCCGTGTCGATAAAATCGGAGTTTTTAATATCTCTGTTCGACCAATTATTAAAAAGCAACGATTCAAGGCTCGGCGGCGGTGTCGGTGCAAAGGATAAATCTATCATTGACCGCTGTGCAATTAAGGTTTACGGCGAATATTTAAGCGGCAAATCGGAATATATGCCTACTTTGGTTGACTTCCGCAACGAATTACTCCGTCAGCCGGAAGATGAAGCGCAAGACCTTGCTCTGTCGCTTGAAATATTTACAACAGGCTCGCTTGACGCATTTGCACATCAGAGCGATGTTAATACAAATAACCGCATTGTTGCTTATGACATTTTGGAGCTTGGCGAACAGATGAAGTCTATCGGGCTTCTGATTATGCTTGATAATATTTTCAACCGTGTTATGGCAAACCGCAGGCGGGGAAAATATACGAGGGTTTATGTTGATGAAGCACACTTGTATTTCAAAAATCCGTACAGTGCGGATTTCCTTTTGAAGTGCTGGAAACGGTTTAGAAAATACGGCGGACTGCTCACGGGTATTACGCAGAATATTTCCGACTGCCTGTTAAACGAAACGGCAAGAGGTATGCTTTCAAACAGCGAATTTCTGCTGCTCTTAAATCAAGCGCCGTCCGACAGAAAAGACCTGTCGGAGCTTTTATCCATATCCGATACGCAGATGAGCTACATCACCAATGCCGGAGCAGGACGAGGACTTATAAAGGTCGGCGGCTCTATTGTGCCGTTTATCAATGAGTTTCCGACCGATACGGAACTCTATAAATTGATGAGCACCAAGCCCGGTGAAGGTTAA
- a CDS encoding GGDEF domain-containing protein has product MKNKMTEKLFELAYTDSMTEVQNRNAYEERLKKLRKPNANISRITVIVVDVNGLKEINDSYGHFSGDDAIKTVAKALRDTIGLKADIYRIGGDEFVCISESNVLPYISQFKDTIYFINNEKLYNLSVSIGYSRFHEKYSKSIDDIICRADEKMYMDKKSKK; this is encoded by the coding sequence ATGAAAAACAAAATGACAGAAAAATTATTTGAGCTTGCCTATACCGACAGTATGACCGAAGTGCAAAATCGCAACGCTTATGAGGAACGCTTAAAAAAGCTCCGAAAGCCTAACGCAAACATTTCACGCATCACGGTTATTGTTGTCGATGTAAACGGCTTGAAAGAGATAAACGACAGCTACGGGCATTTCAGCGGTGATGACGCAATAAAGACCGTTGCAAAGGCTCTCCGGGATACTATCGGATTAAAGGCAGATATTTACCGCATCGGCGGTGATGAATTTGTCTGCATATCCGAAAGCAATGTACTGCCGTATATATCGCAATTTAAGGACACGATATACTTTATCAACAATGAAAAGCTGTATAACCTGTCTGTTTCAATAGGCTATTCAAGATTCCACGAAAAATACAGTAAAAGCATTGACGATATAATCTGTCGTGCCGATGAGAAGATGTATATGGATAAAAAGAGTAAAAAATAA
- a CDS encoding C40 family peptidase has protein sequence MSEKDIKTKPKTTTKAVHNTPKAADRFAKEAIKDIKTVSKDVFIKNIVDKRLDIRQSEQPQRAEVEATEQVENTYYYAVDTVYQKGKHFAENKLKQHRQQVKTRQNQNADTPHTPQNDNVSEVQNTPKQPNNAPKTKESIQAENKPSAHENAPKVQSKSTAQVKTKEAYMKSQKADMSEKSADTVKTKANYIKQHKTAEVKNGIKQKPSEIAPKTRVDTSVSSAPTPKTKEQAIKDARKKYVSEKLKTKAEAEKAARQNHTSDMPIHNENLPKTEISASETQRSISDTALPSKSMPKTKESYIRSHGKAPSDLIKTPERAKTMPKQNTHTVTRNVSTGAKKAVKTKDSLLKGTNKAVKTGNSYVGKSAKKKAVKSAKRAAKTQKEITKKAAKQAAKQAKEVAQKSAQAAKATAKAAVKITVKVAQMVAAATKAVISALAALGGWAVLLVALIIVIVVAAIAASPFGIFISDEAADNDSIPISAIVAECNMELSNKLDDIENAAAADRSEIIGEQANWDLVLAVFATKVAGVEDDTVQDVVVITEDKKQKLKNVFWDMHEITSRTETVASGDTNEKVVYITITAKTKEDMISQYNFTRKQQEALDTLLEQDEVLISAAQSLAVSDATAQDILKNLPDSLSAERKKVIKAACSLVGKVNYFWGGKSSAIGWDSEWGKLKTVSAEGSKTTGTKRPFGLDCSGFVTWSFINSGFNASSIGHGTKGQIAKCSRISWSSAQAGDLSFYGDLSHVGIVAGKDAAGNILVIHCSSGRNNVVITTNSGFGFAARPRCY, from the coding sequence TTGAGCGAAAAAGATATAAAGACAAAGCCGAAAACAACCACCAAGGCTGTTCATAATACTCCGAAAGCCGCAGACCGCTTTGCAAAAGAAGCTATCAAGGATATAAAAACCGTGTCAAAAGATGTGTTTATCAAAAATATCGTAGATAAGCGGCTTGATATACGGCAGTCAGAGCAGCCGCAGCGAGCCGAAGTTGAAGCAACCGAACAGGTTGAAAATACCTACTATTACGCTGTCGATACTGTTTACCAAAAAGGTAAACATTTTGCGGAAAATAAGTTAAAACAACACCGTCAGCAAGTGAAAACACGGCAAAATCAAAACGCAGATACACCGCATACACCTCAAAATGACAATGTTTCAGAGGTGCAGAACACACCCAAGCAGCCGAACAATGCTCCGAAAACAAAAGAGAGCATACAAGCGGAGAATAAACCATCTGCACACGAAAATGCTCCAAAGGTGCAGAGCAAATCTACCGCACAGGTTAAGACCAAAGAAGCATATATGAAGTCGCAGAAAGCGGATATGTCGGAGAAATCAGCGGATACGGTTAAAACAAAGGCTAATTACATAAAACAGCACAAAACCGCCGAAGTTAAGAACGGTATCAAGCAAAAACCGAGCGAAATTGCTCCGAAAACAAGAGTGGATACCTCTGTCTCCTCTGCTCCCACACCCAAAACCAAAGAGCAAGCCATAAAGGACGCACGGAAAAAATATGTTTCGGAGAAACTGAAAACAAAAGCTGAAGCTGAAAAAGCAGCACGGCAAAATCATACTTCGGATATGCCTATACATAACGAAAACTTGCCGAAAACAGAAATTTCAGCATCCGAAACACAACGAAGCATATCTGACACCGCTTTACCCTCAAAATCTATGCCAAAAACAAAGGAAAGCTACATACGCTCACACGGCAAAGCTCCGTCCGACCTCATAAAAACACCGGAGAGAGCAAAAACAATGCCAAAGCAAAATACTCATACCGTTACCCGCAATGTATCGACAGGTGCAAAAAAGGCGGTTAAAACAAAAGACAGTCTTTTGAAAGGCACAAATAAAGCCGTAAAAACGGGAAATTCCTATGTCGGCAAGTCTGCAAAGAAAAAAGCTGTTAAATCAGCAAAACGGGCGGCAAAGACGCAGAAGGAAATCACGAAAAAAGCGGCAAAGCAAGCTGCCAAGCAAGCGAAAGAGGTTGCTCAGAAATCTGCACAAGCCGCAAAGGCAACCGCAAAAGCGGCGGTTAAAATTACGGTCAAGGTCGCTCAAATGGTTGCAGCGGCAACAAAAGCCGTTATCTCCGCACTTGCCGCACTCGGCGGATGGGCGGTGCTTTTGGTCGCTCTTATTATCGTAATCGTTGTTGCGGCAATAGCGGCATCGCCATTCGGGATATTTATTTCCGATGAAGCGGCGGATAATGACAGTATTCCAATTTCAGCTATTGTTGCCGAGTGCAATATGGAGCTTTCAAACAAGCTCGATGACATAGAAAATGCCGCAGCCGCTGACCGCAGCGAAATTATCGGCGAACAGGCAAATTGGGACTTGGTGCTTGCGGTCTTTGCCACAAAGGTTGCGGGCGTTGAAGATGACACCGTTCAAGATGTTGTCGTTATCACGGAGGATAAAAAACAAAAGCTCAAAAATGTGTTTTGGGATATGCACGAGATAACATCTCGGACGGAAACGGTTGCAAGCGGTGATACCAATGAAAAGGTTGTGTATATTACAATTACGGCGAAAACAAAAGAGGATATGATTTCACAGTATAATTTTACACGCAAGCAGCAGGAAGCGCTCGATACGCTTTTGGAGCAAGATGAGGTGTTGATTTCCGCAGCACAGTCGCTCGCCGTATCGGACGCAACCGCACAGGATATTTTGAAAAACTTACCCGATAGTTTATCAGCGGAGCGAAAGAAAGTTATCAAGGCAGCTTGCTCGCTTGTCGGCAAGGTCAATTACTTTTGGGGCGGTAAATCGTCTGCTATCGGCTGGGACTCAGAATGGGGCAAGCTGAAAACCGTATCGGCGGAAGGCAGTAAAACAACCGGGACAAAAAGACCTTTCGGGCTTGACTGTTCGGGTTTTGTTACTTGGAGCTTTATCAATTCCGGGTTTAATGCGTCAAGCATAGGACACGGAACGAAAGGACAAATCGCAAAGTGCAGCCGAATATCTTGGAGCAGCGCTCAAGCCGGGGATTTATCCTTTTACGGTGATTTATCTCACGTCGGAATCGTTGCCGGAAAGGACGCTGCCGGAAACATTCTTGTTATCCATTGTTCAAGCGGCAGGAATAATGTCGTTATCACAACAAACAGTGGTTTCGGTTTTGCGGCAAGACCGAGGTGCTATTAA
- a CDS encoding tyrosine-type recombinase/integrase, with the protein MARKGENIYKRKDGRYEGRYIKDYDLQGKGIIGYVYGKTYKEAKEKLLIAKAKVKERYNKPPSEMLVKDWFEKWLSTQKHIKKSSYTVYSSLVENHINTELGNMRLCEVTKLTVQGFVNGLVAKWEPSTVKLIYTVLKLGLDTAADSGLMPTVCKRIKLPKQKNKEVVVFGKNEQKAIEKYIESSDNPNDIGILICLYTGIRIGELCALEWKNVDLKRGVISIQQTLYRAKSDKEKKKTEIVIALPKSDTSVRDIPLPKFLTAKLKAIEHGGGFLINRKGKSIEPTVYARRYKAILKEIGVRDVKFHTIRHTFATRALEIGMDIKTLSDILGHASPTVTLNIYAHSLPEHKAKEMDRLGKMYNPS; encoded by the coding sequence ATGGCTCGCAAGGGTGAAAATATTTACAAAAGAAAAGACGGCAGATATGAGGGTCGATATATTAAGGACTACGATTTGCAGGGTAAAGGCATTATCGGATATGTCTACGGAAAGACCTACAAAGAAGCAAAGGAAAAACTTTTAATTGCCAAAGCAAAGGTAAAAGAACGGTATAACAAACCTCCCTCGGAAATGCTTGTAAAGGATTGGTTTGAAAAATGGCTGTCAACGCAGAAGCACATAAAAAAATCATCATATACGGTGTATTCCTCGCTCGTTGAAAATCATATTAACACGGAGCTTGGAAATATGCGGCTGTGCGAAGTTACAAAACTCACGGTGCAGGGCTTTGTAAACGGTCTTGTTGCAAAATGGGAGCCGTCAACAGTCAAGCTGATATATACCGTGTTAAAGCTCGGTTTGGATACTGCCGCCGATAGCGGCTTAATGCCTACCGTTTGCAAGCGTATAAAGCTGCCGAAACAGAAAAATAAAGAGGTTGTCGTGTTTGGTAAAAACGAGCAGAAAGCAATAGAAAAATACATTGAAAGCTCGGATAATCCTAATGATATAGGGATTTTGATTTGCCTTTACACAGGTATCAGAATCGGAGAATTATGTGCATTGGAATGGAAAAATGTTGACTTAAAAAGAGGTGTTATATCTATACAGCAAACGCTTTACAGAGCAAAGTCCGACAAAGAAAAAAAGAAAACAGAAATCGTGATTGCCCTACCGAAAAGCGATACATCTGTGCGTGATATACCACTTCCGAAGTTTTTAACCGCAAAGCTCAAAGCGATTGAACACGGAGGCGGGTTTTTAATTAACCGCAAGGGAAAATCCATTGAGCCGACTGTCTACGCTCGGAGATACAAGGCAATATTAAAGGAAATCGGTGTCCGTGATGTTAAATTCCATACAATCCGGCATACTTTTGCTACAAGAGCTTTGGAAATCGGAATGGATATAAAGACGCTTTCGGATATACTCGGACACGCTTCTCCGACCGTCACGCTGAATATCTATGCTCACTCTCTGCCGGAGCATAAAGCAAAGGAAATGGATCGGCTCGGAAAAATGTATAATCCGTCTTAA
- a CDS encoding DUF1273 domain-containing protein: MENEKRLHRCCFTGHRPEKLSLSENEVKHLLEKAIDNAIADGYVTFITGMAKGTDIWAAEIVLEKKKRNDALRLICAIPHPDFEKRRGFFEERRYNRILKNADYVTIISDHYYRTCYQKRNEWMVDRSSLVIAVWNGQPSGTKNTIDYADRKDVKVVNVLDTTMQ, translated from the coding sequence ATGGAAAATGAAAAACGATTACACAGGTGCTGCTTTACGGGACATCGCCCGGAAAAATTAAGCCTTTCCGAAAATGAGGTAAAACATCTTTTGGAAAAGGCTATTGACAATGCAATAGCGGACGGATATGTAACTTTTATAACGGGTATGGCAAAAGGTACGGATATATGGGCGGCTGAAATTGTGCTTGAAAAGAAAAAGCGGAATGACGCTCTGCGCCTCATCTGTGCCATACCGCACCCCGACTTTGAGAAACGGCGTGGATTCTTTGAAGAACGGCGGTATAACCGCATATTAAAAAATGCCGATTATGTAACCATAATCAGCGATCACTATTATAGAACTTGCTATCAAAAACGCAATGAATGGATGGTTGACCGTTCAAGCCTTGTAATTGCCGTTTGGAACGGTCAGCCAAGTGGGACAAAGAACACAATAGATTATGCCGATCGCAAGGATGTTAAAGTTGTTAATGTTTTAGATACAACAATGCAATAA